Within the Salinimonas marina genome, the region GCACCAATGGCTACTGGTTCAAATGGTAATCGATTACACCGCCATTTTGTAGTTTTATATTGGCCGGACGATACGTCTCACTCAAACAAAGACCCAGAAAATTACAAAAAAACTTATTTAAAACAGGGCATAAAAACAATATTCCGGTCATGTCCAGAACCTGCAAAGCAGGTAAACGGAACGTAAATTTTATGTTGTTGACTTTGGTTTCGGTTTATCTGAACATAATAATGGAAATCGGTTACATTTCATGTTTATTCACAAAAATCATTAGGTGGTCGCTGACAGATGAGCGGTATTCAGAGCCATCACATGTTCAATCCTGGAGGAAAACCCATGAAATCAGGTTATGTGTGGTTTAAGAAGCATCGTGTTGCCCTGGCGATGGCCCTGTTGGCAGGCCCAAGTTTTTCGGTGATGGCCCAAATAGAAGGGGCGACCTTACGGGGCGAGTATACCGATACCTCATCTTCACCCCAGGGCGTGGTGGTGATTGCCCGTGATAAAGAACGCGGTTATGTAAGAAAAACCACCACCCGGGAAGATGGTTCTTATGTGTTGGTGGGGTTAAAACCCGGAACCTACACCGTGACGGTGAAAGATGAAGTTGAAAGCATCACCTTAAGAATCGGCCAAACGGCCGAACTGGACTTTGGGGGGGATCCCAGCGCACCATCGTCAATCGAACATATCACGGTTTCAGGTTCACGTATCCAGAACTATGTTGGCGGTGAGGTGGGCACGAATATCACCCCGGAAATGTTGAAGCGCTTGCCGCAGAACAACCGAAATTTTCTGGCCTTTGCCGATCTTGCCCCAGGGGTACAAGTGAATACCGGGGCCGATGGCAGCGTGAGTTTGCGCGGTGGGGCTCAGCATCAAAGAAATGTGAATGTATTTTTAGATGGGGTCAGTCAAAAAGATTATGTATTAAAAGGCGGGGTCACGGGGCAGGACTCCAGTCGCGGCAATCCGTTTCCTCAAAGTGCCATTGGTGAATATAAAGTCATCACACAAAATTACAAAGCCGAATATGATCAGGTGGGCAGCACGGCGATAACCGCGGTTAGCCGGTCAGGCACCAATACCTTTGAAGGTGAGGTGTTTGTTGATTATACCGACGAAGGGTTACGGGAAGCTGAGCCCAATGAAATCAACGGCAAATCCCGGTCAATGATTCGGCATACCGGGGTGACCTTCGCCGGGCCCATTATTCAGGACCGGCTACACTTTATCGCGGCCTTCGAACGCAAGACTATCGACCAGCCGTTTGATGTAAACGGCGGCAATGGCATCGATTTTGTTACCTTGCCAGCGGCTTACGAGGAGTATCTGGGCAGATTCACGTCTGGTTTTGAAGAAGATTTGTTTTTTGGCAAAATCGACTGGCAGATTAATCAGGATCAGGCGCTGGAGTTATCCGCCAAGGTCAGGGATGAAGCTGATGACTCTGGGTTTGGCGGCGCCAATACCCGTGCCTACGGCGTTAGCCGGGAGGTACAAGATGAACGCTTTCACATTAAACACACCTATATTCAGGACCAGTGGCAAAATGAGCTGAGACTGACCTATGAAGATTCTTCCTGGAGCCCCCGTGCTATCACGCCTGAGCCGGGCATCTTGCTGCAAACCGCGCAGCAGGAAAGTATTCTTAATCTTGGCGGCAATGGTGATTTCCAGGATAAGGGGCAGCGGGGCTGGGGCATTCAGAACGACTTCACCTGGCTCGATTTAGAATGGCACGGCTACCATGTGGTCAAAGTCGGGTTTAAATACAAAAATATCGAGTTGCGCACATTACAGCAGCAACCGCTCACGCCGCAGTATAAATACAATGTGGAATTTAACGGGCAGGGGACGTTTGAACCGGTGCAGCCTTATGAAGTGAGATGGGGTGTGCCCGCCGCCAATTCTGCCGGTGGCGCCATTACCGCCGATACCCGTCAGTTTGGGATCTATCTGCAAGATGACTGGGAAGTCACGCAACGATTGACGCTGAATATCGGGGTGCGCTGGGACTACGAAGAAACCCCCAGTTACAAGGATTATGAAACCCCGCCAGAATTGGTGTCAGCCCTTCGAAACTGGCCAAACATCGACAACGCCAATTACGACATAGAAAACTACATCAGCACCGGTAGCGAACGGGACTATTTTACCGGGGCCTGGCAACCTCGTTTAGGCTTTAGTTATATTCTGGATGAGGCTGAAGATCATATGCTGTTTGGTGGTGTAGGACGCTCTTACGATCGCAACCAGTTCGATTTTCTGCAACTGGAAAGAAGTGCCGGTTCATTTGCCTCTGTGAGCTATCTGTTTGCCGGCGATCCCGACAATCCTTGTGATCTCAGTGCGGCTAACTGTGTCGCCTGGGATCCGGCCTATTTAACCCAGGAGGGGCTGGATAATCTCATCAGCAGTGTGGATGTTAAGGGGGAACGTTTCCTGTTAAACAACGATTTAGATGTGCCTTATTCTGATCAGTTTAGTTTAGGCATACGCAGCTTTTTTGGTGACTGGAGCACCGAAGTCAGTATCGCTCATATCAAAAGCAAAAACGGGTTTAACTGGGTGCTGGGCAACCGGCGTGAAAACGGTCAGTTTTTTGAAGACGACAAAAACTGGGGGTCGCCCTGGGCCTTCGGGGTACCAGGCTGGGGTAACTTATTACTGGCCGTCAATGAAGGGGAAACCAAAGCCAATAATGTATATGTGAAGCTGAATCGCGCCTTCAAAGACGGCTGGAGTTTTAATCTTGCCTATACCTTTACCGATGCCCAGGAAAACCGGGTGTACAGCGAGGTCTTTGCGTTGGATTATGCGTCGGTCAGTGACTATGGCTGGAGTGATGCCACCGGTGTTTCGGATCATCGGGTGGTGGTATCCGGCTCCTATGACCTGCCGTGGAATATTGTCGCCACCGGTAAATTTACCTGGTCGTCGCCGCGTACCTATCAAAATCTGGTGTGTGTTGATGATGCCTGTGCTTATCAACGCACCCAACCCCGGGACAGCGACTATCACCGGTTCGACCTCGCTTTAAGCAAAAATTTTGCTTCTGAGTTTTTGTTAAAAGACTCTGCTTTCTGGGTGCGGCTGGATGTTCAGAACCTGTTCAACACCACCAATTACCACGACTTTTATCTGAACCCGGCTGAAGCCAATTATCAGCAAGCCAATCTTAACAGCAGTACGCAAGGCGGTAAGCGACAGCTTAAATTATCGGCAGGGTGGGAATTTTAAGCAGCACTGCCGCTCCGGCACCGATATTTTGTTACACAGTCAGGTAAGAAAAGAAAAATGAAGAAGATCATCACTATTGCACTCACATGGGCATTGGCGTGTTGGGTACAGGCACAGTCCCAATTTTTACTGACCGGCTATGACAGTCATATCGAGTTAGAGTGGGAGCGCCTTCACGCTGCCAACAGCACCTACCTTGTAGAAGCCAGTGTGGATGGCAAAAACTGGGAAACCCGGTTTGTCACCGAAGACACCCGGGTGCTCGATTTTGTCAGGGATATTGCCGACAATGTGTCCCTTCAGTATCGGTTAAAACGCCAGCAAGAGGAGGGCGGCAGAATTTTACTGGCGGAAGGCTCGGCCAGGATACGGGATTTTAGTGATGATGAACTGATGGAGATGGTGCAAAAATACACCTTCAGATATTTTTGGGAGTATGCCGAGCCCAATACGGGCTGGGCGCGCGAGCGAAAACCGCGCCTGCCAAATGTCGATATCGTTACCACCGGCGGCACCGGGTTTGGTATTGCCTCTATCATTACTGCCGCGCAGCGTGGATGGGTTTCCCGGGAGCAGGCCGTGGCCCGGATGGCCAAAATTGTAGACACCCTGGACGGTTTTGAGCGCTTTCATGGTATGTGGGCCCATTGGTATGACGCGAAAACAGGCGAAGTGTTTAATTTCAGTGCGTTCGACGATGGCGGTGATGTGGTGGAGTCGGCGTTTATGGCGCAGGGAATGTTAACGGCGCGGCAGTATTTCAATGCAGATACCGCCGCGGAAACCCGTTTACGGGCGACCATCACCCGGCTCTGGGAAGAAATGGAATGGGACTGGTACACGCAAAACGAAAATGTCCTTTACTGGCACTGGTCAAAAAACTACGACTGGATAATGGACCACAAAATTACCGGCTATAACGAGTCTTTAATTGCCTATATTCTGGCTGCCTCTTCGCCCACGCATCCTATCAGACCTGAGGTCTACCACGAAGGTTGGGCCAGCTGGGACGCCAATACCTTCAGAAATTATGAAGACTATTATGGGATGGCGTTGCCGTTGGGTCAGCGCGCGACCAAGGGTGGCCCGTTATTTTTTGCCCATTACAGCTTTATGGGGCTGGACCCCAGAGGGCTGCGTGATCAATACGCCAACTATTGGGAGCAAAATAAACGCCATACCCTGATTAACCGTGCTTACTGCATTGATAATCCCTACGGCTGGGCGGGGTATTCTGAGGAGTTATGGGGGTTGAGTGCCGGCGATATGGTGCCCGCCGGCTACACGGCGCACGCCCCGGGCGCGCAGCGCGACCATGGCACCATTCAGCCGACTGCCGCGTTATCCTCCATGCCCTATACGCCGGATGAGTCGATGAAGGTGCTGCGTAATCTGTACCGCAATCATGGCAAATATCTGTTTGGTGAAATGGGTTTTTATGATGGCTTGAATCTGAGCTTTTCAAGCGCGGCAGAAGAGCAGGTGCGCTATACCTATCTGGCTATTGACCAGGGACCCATCGTGGGGATGATTGAAAACCATCGTAGTGGCTTGTTATGGCAGGCCTTTATGGCCAATACCGAAATTCTTGATGGATTGACCCGGCTGGGATTTTCCATCGATCAGCGGCATCAGGCCGAGCTGTTGAGCCAGAACCAGGCGCAAAACGCTGCCACAGAGTAAAGAAAACCTCTCACTGACTATTGAATTACGGCACAATAAAGCCAGATATAAGCAATAGTATCCGGTGAGAGGCAATTTTGATCCATCAATGGTTTACCCCTGCACAACACAACCACTGGGCTGACTGGTTTTTAAAGGAACGGCACCGTTTTACCATTACCGGGTTGAGCCGCAGCGGTAAATCGATGTTGTTCACCAGCCTGATGACCATGCTCAAATTTCGTAGTGAAGGAAAGTATGACTGTCTGCCTTTGCTTGAGCACCTGCCCATGGAGCTGGTGGAGCATATGTGGGTGGAGCCGCTCGAAGGTTTTAAGCTGTTTCCGGTAGAAGAGCATTTGGCTGCTCTCCATCAGGGCCAGTGGCCCAGCCCCACCGAGGATGTATACGGCTTCAAGCTGGTGGTGCGCTTAAAGCAAACTGGCAAGGTCAAAAAGTATCTGTTGCCGTATACCGATATTGTGTTTGAGTTTATCGATTACCCGGGCGAGTGGTTAACCGACCTGCCCTTGTTAAACCGCACCTTTAACCAATGGTCAGACTCCTCCTGGGCCCAGCAAATGAATCGGCCTCAGCGAGATTATGCCAATGACTGGCACCAGCTGGTGGAAGAGTTTGATTTTGATATCGCCCCTGACGAAACCAGCGTCGCCTCGTTGGTAAGCACGTACCGGGCGTATTTGCAGCATGCCAAAGCTAATGGCATTACCTTGTTGCAACCGGGCAGCTTTTTATTGGGGACAATAGTTACGACTGGCAAACCAAAGGCTTTACGCCTTTACCCTCCAGTGTCAGCAGTGATATCACCAACCCCTGGACCCAATTATTCACTGACCATTTTCAGCATTTTCAACAGCAGTGGCTAAAACCGTTACAGCAGAAAACCTTTCGTCAGGCCGACAAACAGATTATTTTGATCGATCTGTTTGAGGGGCTTAACCACAGCAAACAGCATTTGTATCAGCTTAAAGAAACCCTGAGTCATCTGGCAGAAACCTTTTCTTATGGCGATGATTCGTGGATGGCACGGCATGTACTGCGCCAAAACAGCATCAGTAAGGTGGCCTTTGTGGCAGGTAAAGCCGATCTGATTCCCCCGGCTCATCGTGATTCGTTACTGAACTTACTCCAGCAAATCACCGCCGGCGCAGTGGCCCGTTTTCACAATAAGCCGGTACAGTTCGAGCATTTTCTGGTAAGTGCGATTCAGGCTACCGACCCGGGCAGTAACCCCAACAGTCTGCGCTACCTGGATGCCGACGGGCGGTATCTGGAAGCGGAGTTTGAGCCGCTACCCGACACCCTGGCGCAAATGTCAGCAAATGAACACTTTCCGGTATTGCCGGCCCGGGTACCAGAGGACTATCTGCCACGCATGCTCAATGGCCGCGGTCTGGATAGATTGTTTCAGTTTTTATTGGGTAAAGAATAATGAGTGAATCTACACCAGGGTATCGCGCCCGGGTTCAACAACGCGAAATCAGTGATGCACCCCCAAAGCAGGCTATGCCGCAAAAAGTCGAAACCAGCGACTGGCAGGCGCCGTCTTCGGCCCGTATCTCTTTATTCACCACTACCTTGCTGCTGGGGATCCTGACCTTTGTGATGTTTTCGGTGGTTCAGGCCACCAGTTATCTGTTGGCGCAGTTTGACTCAGCGCCGGTGATCGCCGTGATGCTGGGCGTCTTACTGGGGCTGTTCACCGTGTGTCTGACCTGGCTGTGTCTGCGCGAATGGCGAGGCTTTCGGGCGGTCAACCAGCATTTGAATGAGCATCTGAACTTGCCGGCTTTGGCTGAAAAGAGTCCACAAACGGTGCAAAAAACATTGCAGCGCCATGCCGGTACCTTTGCCAAACATAGCTTTGCGGCACACCAGTATCGCCAGTATGTGCATACCTGCAGTGAAGATATGAGCGCGGCAGAGCGGGTGCGGTTGTATGAACGGATGGTGGCTACGCCGGTGAATGACAAAGCGCGGGCGGTGGTGAAAAGTGAATCGCTGACCAGTGGCAGTCTGGTGTTTGTCAGCCCCAATCATCTGATTCAGACCTTTGCCATTGTTTGGATCAGCCTGCGTACCATTCGGCGGGTGGCGCAGGTATATGGCCTGCGCCCGGCCACCGCCGGTAACTGGAAGCTATTAACGATTGTGGCCCAGAATCTGGCCGCCCAAAGTATTTTTGATTTGACCACGGATGAAATTGCCAATCAGATCAGTGGCTCGCTGACCGCACGCTTTGTGGAAAATTCAGCCGAAGCGGTGGCCGCCGGCGCATTAAATGTGCGTTTGGGCAAAGCCCTTATCCGGCTATTAAACTAAAGGGCTTTTTTGGTGGGCATAACCACGTTCGCAAAAATCAGCCCGCCTACCAGCGACATAAAAATCAAAAATACCTCCTGGCCGATATGCTGAGCCTGCACAAAATTCTTGCCTGAAATAAAGGTATTCAGGCCGATATAGGTTTTGGAGCCCGGCACCAGCACAATCAGGCCATGCATACTGACAATGGTGGCCGGTTGATTGGCAATCCGGGTGAACAGGTTGGCAAATATCCCCAGGGCGAAAGCCCCGGCAAAGGTGGCCATAGACTGTTCCATAAAAAGTGAGGTACCCACCGTGGTACCATACGACACAAAAGCGGCGGCGATGGCCCACAGCATGTGCTTAGGTCGGGTCCGAAAAATCGCCAGCAACGCAATACTCAGCAGCAATACCGCCAGCCAGGTTGCCCAGTAAGGGAGCGAGGCAGACGGTTCATACTGGTTTTCGCCCAGCAGAAAAAAGCCCAGGGAAATTCCCAGAAAGGCACCAAAGTACAGTTTGAACAACTGCATCAGCGCATCCATGATCCGGGCGGTACCCGACACCATATTGCGGGAAGATAATTCTGCCAGCCCCATGGTGATGGCCAGGCCCGGCACCAGAATAATGACCGAGGACAACACAATCAGTGGAATATTGATGCCGGGATCAAAATAGCGGCTGACCACACACGCCAGTAAGCCTGAGGCAAACGCCGTTACCGGCTCCAGCATCAGGTTCACGCGTTTGCTACGGGTGGCCCATAAGGCCCATAAATACACCACTAAACCCAGCAGTCCGGTCCAGATAACCTCGTTGAAACTGGCGCCCATGAGCATCGCAAAAGACCCGGTAGCCAGCCCAAAGGCGGCCAGTGTAGTACGATGAGAATAGGGACTTTGCATCGCATCAATTTCATCCAGCCGCTGGTCGGCTTCGCTGAGACTAAGCTCACCGCCCAGCAGTTTAATGGCCAGTTCATCGGTGAGTGACAAGGCATTTAAGTCCAGATCGCCCGGCAACATGCGGGCAGCAGAATTGTATTCTTCTTCGTGACGGTCGCTCCACAGGACAAAGGTGAGCGAGGTTGGGGTCGAGATAAACGCTGAGCGCACGCCTAAATAGGTGGCCACTTCGGTAAGATAGGCCTCCAGCCGAAACGCCGGCGTACCATAGCGGTGCAACATCTTGCCCAGCTTCACAATAAACTTACGGATCTGAATAAATTCGCGGGTATCCACGGCCTGGCAACCTTTATAAGCCCTGTATTTGAGAGCGATTAAAAAACAAGCGGATTGTAGGGGATTACACGCCAGGCGCAAAACACTTTTTCAGTTATTTTGAATAAGAAAAGCTAATCATTTAATAAAGCATTAATCGTGTTCTGCGCCTTGCCCTTATATCAGCGGTATAGCAGCAAGCTACTGATGTTCTTCAGGAAGCTGGTGAGCTGCTTTTTTCTCTGCCTTTTTTAGCATTATGGGGGCAATTACCCCATGCACCACAATAGATAATAAGATAGTAAACATCACGGCCGACCACAACGCCGTGGTGTCCCCAAACTCGCCGTGATTTTCGCCATAGGTAAGATAATACAGGGAGCCGACGCCCCTTACGCCTAAAAACGCCATGGTCAGTTTACCAAAAAACGGCAGCTTGCAGCCGGCCAGGCCGATTAGTCCCGCCACCGGCCGAATTAAAAACACTACCACCACGCCCAGCAGGGCACCCGACCATGTCAGGGCATCCAATATACCATTAGCCAGATAGGCGCCCAGGATCAGCAGAAAAATCACCAGCATCACCCGTTCAATCTGCTCCATAAAATGGTGAGAGAACGCATGATATTCGTCCCCCGGCTGGGCCTGTTTGGCCATCACTGCCGATACGAAAACCGCCAGAAAACCATAACCATGAATGAGCTCAGCCAGGGCGTAGGCGCAAAATAATGCTCCCAGGGCCACGACCCCTTCACTGGAATAGGACATGGGATGCTTGTCGGATAACCCCGGGGCCTTGACCCGGGCCAGGTAAGTGAAGACATACCAGCCGCCCAGTTTACCAATAACCAGGCCTGCGACTACCCCGGCGGTTACCCGCCATAGTAAATCTTCCAACGCCCACTGCATCGTCCAGTCGCCAATCGCCGAAACGCCGATGGCGGCGATAGCCAGATGCACAAACGGGAACGCCAGACCATCATTGGCACCGGCTTCAACGGTGAGATTAAAGCGGATATCGTGGCGTTCTTTAGTTTCCCCTGGCGGTCCCACCTGGACCGTGCTGGCCAGGACCGGATCGGTGGGGCTTAACACCGCCCCAGCAGCAAGGCCGAGGCCACGGTCAAGCCCATGACATACCAGCCGAATAATGCCACCAGCGCAATACTCAGCGGCATGGTGATCAGCAACAGCGGCCACACCTGATTCCAGCAGCGCCATGATAGCGGCCGGTCGATGGCAATGCCGGCGGCGCTTAAAGAGGCAATCACCAAAAACTCGGTAAGATACTCAGCGGCTATGGCGTGGGCTTCATTATTGGCCAGGTCAATGCTTGGCAGATTTATTGGCAGGCTAAAAACACCCCAGCCAATGAAGATAAAGACCAGCGGAAAAGGGATAAGGGTGTTCGCCAGACGTCGCTGCACGGCTACCGCCGCGACCAGACTCACTCCAATTAGCAGGTATAAAAAAATTCTGCTTTCTGCCATGCATCATGCCCCGGTCAAATATTAATAAAAGCTCATCATTTTCGATGTGTTATATGTTTACCGGTACAGCCTGCTTATAGTTTACCCCTGGGCCAAAATTTCATGGTTAAGGCTTACTTTCGAAAGCCGGCCAATCACCATTTTCAGACCTTCGGCGGCGGGTGAAGTTTCGAAGGGGCGGGTCACCGATAGGGCGAGTCGGGATTGATTTCAAGCTGGTCCCGGTGACCACCATGAACTAAAAAACAAAACAGGCCGCAGGAAAGATCTTGCGGCCTGTTGGCGGAGTTATGCCTGCAGTCATAAACTGAAGTATCAGGAGTGACTCACCCCGGCGTTTCAGACATGTACCATGCCTTGTTTATAAAATGCCAGCGCTTTGGTGTTATCGTGCTGACGCTCGCTAATCTGCGCCAGTAATAGCAGATCTTCGCGGGTTTCTTTTAATTTTACCGCTTTTAGCAGCGCCCGCTCTGCCAGATTTAAATCGTTGGCGTTGTAGGCCACATGGCCCAGCAGTGAATAATACTGCCGATTGGTGTCATCCTGTTTTATCCATTTTTCCAATAAGGCAATGGCGGACGCCGGATTGGGCATGCGCAGCGCTTTGAAAAAGGGCATTAACGAGGCTTCCGGGCCATGTTTTTGCCACTCTACCAGACATTCTTCTGCATCCTGATGCATGCCTTGTTCAATCAGCTGTTCAACATAGGCAGCCCGAAAGGCTTCATCATTACGCTTTTTACGGGGCAGTTCGGCCCAGTATTGTTTCAGCGCATTGGCCCCTTGTTTACTGGCCAGTTCAGAAAACTTGCCTTTTGCGGCCCGCTGCGCCAGTGGCACCGCGTCTTTTTTCAAAGTTTTACGCCACTGGGGTAACTGGGTCTGAATGGTTTGCCACTGACCGGCCTGGGCTAAACAATCGGCTTTAAGCTGAACCACACTTTTCTCCGCCGCCTGTTTTTCATTAAGTTTATCCAGCACTGCCAGCGCCGCTTCTGGATTGCCTTCGCCGCGCAGCATACGAGCTTGCTGAACCCGCGCGGCCACCGCGCAATGTTCATAATCACTGGCATGATCCAGCAATTCGCTGGCCCGCTTGGGTTCACCCAGCTCAAACGCTACCTGGGCTGCCAGCAATAGATTGGCCCCATCAAAATCGCCATCCAGAGATTGCTCAAAGGCTTTATGTGCCTGCGCCAGTTCGCCCTGAGCATAAGCCTGGACCCCGCGATAAAAGCTACGCTGGCGTTTTTTGCGGCTCAGGCGGCCAAACCACTGCCGCGAACCGGTCAGCCAGCCTTTTATGACACCGACAATTTTCAGTAAGACCCACAGCAGCAGGATCGCCACCAGCAGTGAAATGGCCAGGCTCACGACCGTCATCTCAATTACAAGTGAGCCCATGGAGATTAGCACATAGCCTTTATCCCCAACGACTTGCGGCGCTACAATCAGAGCTGCCAGCAACGCGATTATGAGTCCAGCGATAATTACTAAACGTCTCATGAGGCACGGTCTCCGCGTCCAAAGGCGCTATCGACGCGTTTGTCGAGCAAGCGCTGTAACGGATCGGCGCTTTGTAACGCCTCTGGCAGCTGCTGGCTAACATCGGTTTCCAGCAGGTTCTGCACGCTGTTGATAAACCCTTTTACCGCTGCATCTTCAATATCATATTGATTAATAAGCAGTTGCAATGCATTTTGCAAAGACTGCTCATAGAGCTTGGATTGGGCAGCAATCGCCGCTGATTGCGCCTGCATCAGTTGCAGTTTCAATTGTTCGCGGTTCAGCCATTGCTCCTGTTTGCTCATCACGGGTTCTACCGGGGTATCGGTGCGTTCTACCGAAATAAAGTCATCCACAATGTTACGCCACACCTGTTTGAGGTTTTGCTGCCAGTCGGCCGGCGACTCTGATAATTCGCTGGATTGCTGGGCCGCAGGTTTTTCAAAGGTGTCCAGCGGCAGGTTGTTTACCTGACTGAGCATCCCCGAGACCGCCAGGGCCACCGAGGTGCGTGAAACCGGATTAATCTGGCGCAGGGTCTGGATGTCTTTGGCAATCAATTCACGTACCGGCAGCACCGAAGGATCAGCCAGCTCACTCAAACGCGTATCTGCATTTTTAAGCAGCATCAGCGCGGTACGGATGTCTTTTTCAAGCCAGACTTTTCGGCCTGCCATGCGCACCAGATAGTCGGCTTCGGCCAACAGCCAGTCGGCCGGGCGCTTGCCTTCCATGTTGCTGATTTCAGCCAGAGCCTGATCACTTTGGCGAGCAATTGCCTCGGTTTTATCGGCCAACTGGCTGACGGTGGCCGCCAGCTGCTCTTTGCTTTGCTGCAGCTGCAGCAGCTGCTCACGCAATTGCTGATTTTGCTGTTCTACACTACCCAGCTGTGCAATTTGCTGTTGCTGTTTCTTCGCCAGATCAGTGCGCTGCGTGCCTTGCTGTTGCCAGTACCAGTAACCCGCCCCGGCAAGGGCGATGACCAGCAACAAGGTGATGATAACCACCACCCACAAAAATTTTGAAGATGATCTGTTGGTCTGCCTGACCCGGGTCTTATTGCCCGGCTCAGGGGCAGGCGCTTTTTCGGTGCGACCGCCGCTGGTTTCCTCGGTGCGCGCTTTGGGCGTGGCTGCTTTTGCCGATGCCGATTTGCCGGCTGCTTTTTCAGGGGTCTTTTCGCCCTGGGATTTGTTTTCGTTATCCGCCATATTCACTCCCAATTATCCTTTATCCACTGGCCCAGTTGTGTGTCGCTGGCACCCGCGGCAACCTCTACATCCGTGACTCCGTAGCTACGAATCACATCCGCCACCCGAGTACTGACGGTGAGCCAGCGCTGGCGGGTAAGCTCGGTATTGTTTAACCGGTCAAACAACTGCCGGGTCATCTCTTCGCTGGTGGCGATAATGCCTTTTACGTCAGACCACTGCCAATAGTTTGTTTGCCGGAATACCGACGGGATCACCCGCTGATAGACCGGCATAGGCAGCACCGAAGCGCCACGTTCCATTAGCGTGTCGGCTAAAGTGGTTCGACCAGCCTTACCTTTAATAATAACCACTTGGCGCTGATTTGCATCTATTAACTGCGGCAATGCCAATAATCCTTCCGAGGTAGGCTGCTCCGGTACCTCCGCTGCAATGCCATGCTTAGCCAGCGCCTGGGCCGTGCCTTTTCCGACCGCCAGCACTGGCACAGTGACCGCGGCTGACAGCGCCGAGGCGCAGGCTTCAACCGCAAACTGGCTGGTGAAAATCAGGATATCGGCGCTGTGCTGTTTGAGCATTAACGCCAGTTTATCGTCTGCCCCTTTCATAAAGGCAATATCATTGAGGCCTAACACACTGACTTTAATGCCCAGTGCATCAAAGGCCTGCTGACTTTTTTCCAGATTAGGCGCCGGGCGCGTCAATAAATACATAATTACTGATACAGCGCCTTAAGAATTTCACCTGCCCCTTGTTCAAGCAGCGCTT harbors:
- a CDS encoding threonine/serine exporter family protein, with the protein product MDTREFIQIRKFIVKLGKMLHRYGTPAFRLEAYLTEVATYLGVRSAFISTPTSLTFVLWSDRHEEEYNSAARMLPGDLDLNALSLTDELAIKLLGGELSLSEADQRLDEIDAMQSPYSHRTTLAAFGLATGSFAMLMGASFNEVIWTGLLGLVVYLWALWATRSKRVNLMLEPVTAFASGLLACVVSRYFDPGINIPLIVLSSVIILVPGLAITMGLAELSSRNMVSGTARIMDALMQLFKLYFGAFLGISLGFFLLGENQYEPSASLPYWATWLAVLLLSIALLAIFRTRPKHMLWAIAAAFVSYGTTVGTSLFMEQSMATFAGAFALGIFANLFTRIANQPATIVSMHGLIVLVPGSKTYIGLNTFISGKNFVQAQHIGQEVFLIFMSLVGGLIFANVVMPTKKAL
- a CDS encoding cation:proton antiporter, coding for MAAVADHHAAEYCAGGIIRLVCHGLDRGLGLAAGAVLSPTDPVLASTVQVGPPGETKERHDIRFNLTVEAGANDGLAFPFVHLAIAAIGVSAIGDWTMQWALEDLLWRVTAGVVAGLVIGKLGGWYVFTYLARVKAPGLSDKHPMSYSSEGVVALGALFCAYALAELIHGYGFLAVFVSAVMAKQAQPGDEYHAFSHHFMEQIERVMLVIFLLILGAYLANGILDALTWSGALLGVVVVFLIRPVAGLIGLAGCKLPFFGKLTMAFLGVRGVGSLYYLTYGENHGEFGDTTALWSAVMFTILLSIVVHGVIAPIMLKKAEKKAAHQLPEEHQ
- a CDS encoding cation:proton antiporter; this translates as MAESRIFLYLLIGVSLVAAVAVQRRLANTLIPFPLVFIFIGWGVFSLPINLPSIDLANNEAHAIAAEYLTEFLVIASLSAAGIAIDRPLSWRCWNQVWPLLLITMPLSIALVALFGWYVMGLTVASALLLGRC
- a CDS encoding heme biosynthesis HemY N-terminal domain-containing protein — its product is MRRLVIIAGLIIALLAALIVAPQVVGDKGYVLISMGSLVIEMTVVSLAISLLVAILLLWVLLKIVGVIKGWLTGSRQWFGRLSRKKRQRSFYRGVQAYAQGELAQAHKAFEQSLDGDFDGANLLLAAQVAFELGEPKRASELLDHASDYEHCAVAARVQQARMLRGEGNPEAALAVLDKLNEKQAAEKSVVQLKADCLAQAGQWQTIQTQLPQWRKTLKKDAVPLAQRAAKGKFSELASKQGANALKQYWAELPRKKRNDEAFRAAYVEQLIEQGMHQDAEECLVEWQKHGPEASLMPFFKALRMPNPASAIALLEKWIKQDDTNRQYYSLLGHVAYNANDLNLAERALLKAVKLKETREDLLLLAQISERQHDNTKALAFYKQGMVHV
- a CDS encoding uroporphyrinogen-III C-methyltransferase, translating into MADNENKSQGEKTPEKAAGKSASAKAATPKARTEETSGGRTEKAPAPEPGNKTRVRQTNRSSSKFLWVVVIITLLLVIALAGAGYWYWQQQGTQRTDLAKKQQQQIAQLGSVEQQNQQLREQLLQLQQSKEQLAATVSQLADKTEAIARQSDQALAEISNMEGKRPADWLLAEADYLVRMAGRKVWLEKDIRTALMLLKNADTRLSELADPSVLPVRELIAKDIQTLRQINPVSRTSVALAVSGMLSQVNNLPLDTFEKPAAQQSSELSESPADWQQNLKQVWRNIVDDFISVERTDTPVEPVMSKQEQWLNREQLKLQLMQAQSAAIAAQSKLYEQSLQNALQLLINQYDIEDAAVKGFINSVQNLLETDVSQQLPEALQSADPLQRLLDKRVDSAFGRGDRAS
- a CDS encoding uroporphyrinogen-III synthase, with protein sequence MYLLTRPAPNLEKSQQAFDALGIKVSVLGLNDIAFMKGADDKLALMLKQHSADILIFTSQFAVEACASALSAAVTVPVLAVGKGTAQALAKHGIAAEVPEQPTSEGLLALPQLIDANQRQVVIIKGKAGRTTLADTLMERGASVLPMPVYQRVIPSVFRQTNYWQWSDVKGIIATSEEMTRQLFDRLNNTELTRQRWLTVSTRVADVIRSYGVTDVEVAAGASDTQLGQWIKDNWE